From the bacterium genome, the window TAAGCCGCTCTTTGACGCCCGGAATTCATCAGCTCGTAACGGCCCATGTCCATGTTGAGGAAAATACCGCAGCCGCTGCCGTACCGGTTGAAAATAACAGCCGGTGTATTCCCTACGGAAGCAAAAACAAAGACATCTTTCCCCGTTTTAACGGTGGGATCACTGCGGCAATTATCAAATGTGATCTGTGCGGGGATTTTCCCCCGGATTTTCTGCGAAACAAACGTTCCCGATACAGTTGGGGTTTTTCTTTCGGTGCCCTGAGTAATATCGAACACGGTATCGAGCACTCCTGTGTCGCGCATGACGAGATGGTCGTCCATGACACCGGGACGTAAATCGGCAATAACGGTGCCGCCGCGCTTTACGAATTTTTTGATGTAATCCGCCGTCTCGTCGGACATTGCCTGAATAAAAGGCAGGACAAGAACCTTGATGTTCTGCTCGATAAGCCAACTGTCGGTCACCTGGTCCTCGGCGACGAACACCGGATTATAACCGGCCTCCCTGAATGCAAGGTAAAACGACCGCACCGACGATGACATCATGTGTATATTGTCGAATCCGTGTTGCGACACCGAGGCGGCAGAAGGGTGTGTCTCGGGGTCGGCGGATGTCCATGCCGCAAACTTGGATACCGGGCTGTAGAGTATACCGATATGATCCGTATGAAGGGTGCTTCCGCCGAGGAGAATGTCGATACCCCCCATGATTTCACGCGCTTCTTCCGCAACCGCCGAAAACGCTGGAGAAAGCGTGTTTTGCGGAGTAAGGGCAGCATCGACACCGCCGTATGTTTTTTTCCACCAGACACTGTTCATCCGCAGAAAAAGGCTCTCC encodes:
- a CDS encoding beta-galactosidase trimerization domain-containing protein; this encodes SLAVTPQDEGYGLPGDCSVSAAVASFAIPGSITGLSVNGDASSRGSDELLRSAPWESLFLRMNSVWWKKTYGGVDAALTPQNTLSPAFSAVAEEAREIMGGIDILLGGSTLHTDHIGILYSPVSKFAAWTSADPETHPSAASVSQHGFDNIHMMSSSVRSFYLAFREAGYNPVFVAEDQVTDSWLIEQNIKVLVLPFIQAMSDETADYIKKFVKRGGTVIADLRPGVMDDHLVMRDTGVLDTVFDITQGTERKTPTVSGTFVSQKIRGKIPAQITFDNCRSDPTVKTGKDVFVFASVGNTPAVIFNRYGSGCGIFLNMDMGRYELMNSGRQRAAYRDVISWCLSSGGLYTPVISVRDSKGVMENGMNISVFKDFDAIYIGLLRNPALMETGDSVSGYFLDLTRIKSPGFIYNVRTREYLGTGSKIPVNVQTGKAELFAFMPYRLVGLDMKINNPVVVVGNTVDFSVTIITGRNNTKPCRHALRVEAVAPDGSLKPFLASTIEAVFGDAKSTIYISPDDPPGRWVLRVTDIVTGRQAERSFMVMATGSTNQ